Part of the Chanodichthys erythropterus isolate Z2021 chromosome 13, ASM2448905v1, whole genome shotgun sequence genome is shown below.
gaagaaggtggcctggtctgatgaatcacgttttcttttacatcacgtggatggccaggtgcgtgtgcgtctcttacctggggaacacatggcaccaggatgcactatgggaagaaggcaagccggcggaggcagtgtgatgctttgggaatgttctgctgggaaaccttgggtcctgtcatacatgtggatgttactttgacacgtaccacctacctaagcgttgttgcagaccatgtacaccctttcatggaaacggtattccctggtggctgtggcctctttcagcaggataatgctcctgccacaaagcaaaaatggttcaggaatggtttgaggagcacaacaacgagtttgaggtgttgacttggcctccaaattccccagatctcaatccaatcgagcatctgtgggatgtgctgaacaaacatgtatatatacagtcaaaccaaaaattattcagacattttttatatatttttactagtgggtgcaggacactatagttcatttatgcaagtgaggatagcaaaataaagtgaacTGTGACAAATTATatccaaaaattcttcatacagtgaacTACctgtaaaactgataaaaatttggatccAAAAATTGATCAGACTCTTTGCcatgaccatgttttgctgaagtgttttctgacacagtttaactctgagatcttgtcatgttttattacaatttttaaaactatagtgaataaattgcattaatgaatgaaatgcttAAGgtatctgaataaattttgttttgactgtatatatttgtgtgtaatgttttgtttttcaacaTTCACTcacttttttcattattataaaGCTTTCTGGAATGAAATGGCATTCCCATTATTTAGTCATCAAAAAATCCCTAAAGGAAAGCAAATGGAATtcattacttttactttcaatttaTTCGGAAGCCTGGCATATCCACTAGGATCGCATTTGATTCGTTGATCCTATTATTGGCGAATGTGATCAAATTTACATTAAACCATGTGTTGACACCTTTTTTCCACTCCCACTTCTTTCACATGTCTGATGAAAGTTGCGAAACCGAAAGTTATCGTATCAATTGGGGAATATTACCGCTGTCGTTCTAAACGCCGTTGTCCATCCCATCAGCGTTTACAATGAACAACCACAACATTCCTGCGTCTGTTTGGAAGGTGAACGTGGATGTGTTGAAGGGGTTTCTTGTGTTCACTGTTGCCTGCACCTGTGTGGGTGTGGTGTATATGCAGTGGACATACATTTGGATGCTTAGAGCtgaaatggctgaaataacGCAGCGGTTCAGGCCTCTGGATACAGCGGGACACGAAGGTGGGATGTGCTGCGATGCCGCCGTGTGCTACGGGGTAGGTGAGTGCTTTAATTACTGTGTATTTGAACTGCTGAACGTTGTTCATCTATTGCTTCacaaacaaataatattaatgcACTGTTTTGCACATGTATCCTGGTTATAGGTAGGTATTCTCTGAAGAAAGTcagattaaaatgtaaatatgaatggtaGCCTAATGTTTCAGTATTATATCAAAGTACCATAGTATTGTCATTGTTATAACATGGCATCTTGAAGTACCAACACCATGGTATATAAATATGGTAATCATTCTGCATTATATACATGTACTGTAGCAGTGTCATGGTAGTTAAGGTATACAATACTATAGTAGTACTTTGATGTACTTTGGCCTACTGTTGTATTTACATAGTACTCCAACACACTTTCAAGAATACCATGGTACAgatctaaaaaaatattatactataatactatatactataataaaatataatagtgCCTCCACAAACTTGTGGTATATGGTAATCATTGAGTGGCCCACTATCATATTTATGTGGTATATATCAATGTACCATGGTACCACCACAGTAATTTAATTGTGCAACTGATTTCACTTCCTCATCTTAAACTGTTTTACAAAGAAAATTACACTTACAGATCTGATGGCTGCCCTCTGTTCACAATGTaccataaaataattttaaatttgaaacAAAAAGTCAAATTGGACCATGATTACAATATCAAATATTAGGACACCATTCTAAcaaatgtgaaataaataaatgaatgactcaagaaataatgttaattacacaTAATAATATCCAAAAAACCATATAATCATATGGATATCAGATTTATCAACTTTTAACAAGGAATgttaaaaaagaacaaaagtaTTTACTGcaagttaaaaaaatgttcgtTGATTATTGGCTGCTGAAATTATGAAACCAAATATAAAGACTATAAGGTCTATGTCAAACAATTTGGCATATTGTTGGGCCTGTGCAGTTTATGGTACTATGACCAACATACACCCCCTTCAGATGGGTCGAGCTATTCCGGTAATATATGTGAGAACAATGACCAAGAATTGTGTTTTTGGCATTGTTGCAACAGTTTGGGAAGAGTCCAATAGAGCTTTCCGCACGACAGTGTTTTCTTTGGAATTACTGGCATTACAGAACAAATAAGTGATTGAGTGGGGTTGTCCAGTGTAAAACCCTGAAGTGAAATCAGTTGAGCTTTAGTATGTGATTTCTAATTTCCAATACATTCTGTTATAAGGTAAGCTGTTATCACAGATTCCCTGAGAGACGGAAACACGAAGGGGGCCGAGACAAGAGAGATGTGACAGAACAGGGGAAGCGGAGAAAGAGACGACACAGTGAGTTGCTTCTGTCACttcctctctgtctgtcttatcagagaaaaacatttgtttGTCTGTATATCTTATGTGAATTGTCCTTTCTTTTAGCAGAGCAGCACACATTTCTCCACCTTGTTCCTGTGTCCTTGCAGTCATACAGTGAGTGTAACACCCACAGTGTCTAAAGTTAAAGGAAATAGAGCAGCCAAGATAATCCACAACAATATTCCAATCCTGTATGACCTCCTTCCTTCCaaggaacataaaaaaaagagatgttttgaagaaacAGCTGTtaaacactttcaaataaaattttcctgataattttctcacccccatttcatccaaaatgttcatgtctttctttcttcagtcgaaaagaaatgaaggtttttgatgaaaacattccaggattattctccttgtagtggacttcactggagcccaaacggttgaaggtcaaaattacagtttcagtgcagcttcaaatggctttaaatgataccagacaaggaataagagccttatgtaaaaaataaaaaaatatattaataataatatatattaataaaaaaataaaaaattacatacattttaaacatagACACTAGTCTTCagctagctctcttcttcttcttcttcttcttcttcttcttcttcttcttcttcttcttcttcttctctattagaattccggcagtgtagacactgctaagtgtattactgccctcctcaggtcaaagtttgaactaaattgtcatatacaatatgctagtgcaagtatataacaattagttcaaactttgacctgtggagggcagtaatactaAATCAGTAATACACAAGTgtctatggttaaaacgtatataattattattttttttttagaaaatggccaattGTTTCActtgataagacccttattccttgtctggtatcgtaTTCAACCGTATATTCAACCGTTTGGGgccaattgaagtccactatagggagaataatcctagaatgttttcatcaaaaaccttcatttcttttcgattgaagaaagaaggacatgaacatcttggatgacatgggggtgagtaaattatcaggaaatgtttatttgaaaggtccggttcttcgtgatcccatgtttcaaactttagtttagtttgtgtaatgttgttgttagagtataaataaaatctgtaaaattttaaagctcaaagttcaatgccaagcgagatattttatttaacagaagtcacCTACAGtgacggccagtttggactacatccctctacttccttctttaatgacgtcactaaaacatttttttgactaacctccgcccacaggaatacacaagagttgcgtttgtagagtgtgtttgtcgccatgttgtcgaaacgctgttattttcatcccgcagtttAATCAcggggtctgattccggctcaaattgatagggtaaaattaaagacatgtttacaataacactgagcgcgtgcatctccacgttatggtaagaggcgtgacctttccgggcaagaagcgctaagctgctgtcgaatcacagcacaggaaccgctggcacaatcagaactcgttacgtatttctgaaggagggacttcatagaacaaggaagtcatcagcctgTTTTTacgacagtggaaacagcggcaTACAGATAcataaattatgtgaaaaatactgtgttttttaacacgcgaaacatgaacacatgttatattgcacactataaacacaatcaaagcttcataaaaccacaaaaaacgggaccttgaaagtgaactaatcctttaaatctcatgtgcttcagaaagatagatagaaatgTTGGAGATGTTTTTCTCTCATTTCTTCTCTGTGTTTTTCTCAGATGATCATGACACAACTGTTCTGTCTTGGGCACTAGGGCAGAGCAGAGGGGAGGGGCTTCAGGTATCAGGTGATACTATAACAGTGGAGGCTGAGGGTACCTACTTCATTTACAGTCAGGTTGGTATTGTTTATTACTGATACTACTGCATTATCAAAATacagtcttaaagggatagttcacccaaaaattctgttaCCTCATGGAAGCTCGACCGTACGTGCTTGACGTCACGTGCAATAACAAACGTcagtgattctcacgtcatgcAAGCGATTGAGCTTcggtttctcttttcttttttttgtttgaagtGCAATTTATGTATGTTGGTCAGCAGAAGGTTTGTATTACCATTACTATTTACTGAAGCTGAGTGTGAATTCTATCACAACGCTTGAgttttaaaggcccactgaagtgctTTGAAACGTGCAGCATTATTCAGTGTGTTGACATAATTTCTACCGAAACAGAAAGACAGGGCAGGACATATCGAACACCTCCAgccctttttttaaatagtcaGTAGCGTTTCATTTATATCAGAGCTCGGCAAAGCCTCagtttcctcctcctccttgctgtttgatcattttttaagctttctgagactcaagactcaaatAATCTCTGccattctccagctgtgatccttggagagtctttgtccactcaaactttcctcctcaccacgcattaggacgatttagacacacgtcctcttccaggcacaTTTGTATCATCTGTAGTTGATtgaaacttcttaattattgccccgATAGTGGAAATGGTGATTGTCAATGcattagctattttcttacagccactttctaatttgtgaagctcaacgatcttttgctgcacatcagaactatattctttggttttactccttgtaatgaatgattaaggggAATTTGgtctttgtgtttcctcatgtttatacttcTCTGGAACAGGAAGTTATGGCTGGataatttcatgttcatgatcccTCTGGTGTGCTaacaaatgtaaatatgaatgggaatatactttagagatattttactcgtaaaaaattctagggctgccaataattgtggccaacatgttttggagaaaaacatttatttcataatgtgagtttccccccacttttaattcttttccttcaaagaaagtttagattttagctaattttatgaattaaagattaaaaggataaacaatgcagatttatttttacagtcatctttgatcatatttgccaataattctgagcaCAACTATGTGtggctgtaaaataaataaataaaaaaaaaacatttgcaaatagatcaaatgcattactttaaatTCTATTTCTTTAAGTATTTTTCTTGATACAAATCCTTCTTTAATCTTATAATTTGACAAAAAGCCCCCAAGTGTCTGCAACCTTTGTAAATTGATATGTCTATGGTTGCTCTGTGCTCAAactttaaaggtatagttcacctaaaaatgaaaattctattgtcattctgttatcatttacctattcatattttgtcattttaaacccAAATGCCATGTTTAACCATCTATTTTTGTCACCTACACAGATTGacttaaatgttttaaagctATTATTATCCAGTCTTTGCCCTGCAGACATCTTGCACAGTTATTGGATCTTGGTATTTCTAAAACCTTGTGTATGGCCAGGGTCAAGACCTACAGGTCCTTAAATGTCTTTTGTTCAGTGATCATGTGATCATCATCATAAATAAAGCTGATAAAACTTAAGTTCATATAAATTTAAGTTCCTTAAACTCAAACGCAATGAAACAATTCTGGttacttaaaatgtgtcagttctgtgaaatcaaaagaaatagaaagttctaaatataCATGCTCCCACAAAAAGATGTCACCTCCTCCTGCTCTCACTCACCTGTTTTGTTCCGCTTCCGCACACATAAGCCCGCAGGTAAAAGTATACATAGATTTTTTCAGTATACGTCTATGAAATTACCATAAAATAATTTCAAGTTAGGCCCCCAAGCCACAACCTACACATCCCAGCATTAACACTCCCGATAAATTatgttatgattaattatgttAAA
Proteins encoded:
- the tnfsf13 gene encoding tumor necrosis factor ligand superfamily member 13 isoform X4: MNNHNIPASVWKVNVDVLKGFLVFTVACTCVGVVYMQWTYIWMLRAEMAEITQRFRPLDTAGHEGGMCCDAAVCYGVSCYHRFPERRKHEGGRDKRDVTEQGKRRKRRHKQHTFLHLVPVSLQSYRQSRGEGLQVSGDTITVEAEGTYFIYSQVLYKDTTWVMGHVITKRLNGAETKLMKCLKSMPSNVSQPLNTCYTAGIHFLESGSSLQLSVPRKSAELILTAHATFMGLFSI
- the tnfsf13 gene encoding tumor necrosis factor ligand superfamily member 13 isoform X1, which encodes MNNHNIPASVWKVNVDVLKGFLVFTVACTCVGVVYMQWTYIWMLRAEMAEITQRFRPLDTAGHEGGMCCDAAVCYGVSCYHRFPERRKHEGGRDKRDVTEQGKRRKRRHTEQHTFLHLVPVSLQSYNDHDTTVLSWALGQSRGEGLQVSGDTITVEAEGTYFIYSQVLYKDTTWVMGHVITKRLNGAETKLMKCLKSMPSNVSQPLNTCYTAGIHFLESGSSLQLSVPRKSAELILTAHATFMGLFSI
- the tnfsf13 gene encoding tumor necrosis factor ligand superfamily member 13 isoform X3, translated to MNNHNIPASVWKVNVDVLKGFLVFTVACTCVGVVYMQWTYIWMLRAEMAEITQRFRPLDTAGHEGGMCCDAAVCYGVSCYHRFPERRKHEGGRDKRDVTEQGKRRKRRHTEQHTFLHLVPVSLQSYRQSRGEGLQVSGDTITVEAEGTYFIYSQVLYKDTTWVMGHVITKRLNGAETKLMKCLKSMPSNVSQPLNTCYTAGIHFLESGSSLQLSVPRKSAELILTAHATFMGLFSI
- the tnfsf13 gene encoding tumor necrosis factor ligand superfamily member 13 isoform X2; its protein translation is MNNHNIPASVWKVNVDVLKGFLVFTVACTCVGVVYMQWTYIWMLRAEMAEITQRFRPLDTAGHEGGMCCDAAVCYGVSCYHRFPERRKHEGGRDKRDVTEQGKRRKRRHKQHTFLHLVPVSLQSYNDHDTTVLSWALGQSRGEGLQVSGDTITVEAEGTYFIYSQVLYKDTTWVMGHVITKRLNGAETKLMKCLKSMPSNVSQPLNTCYTAGIHFLESGSSLQLSVPRKSAELILTAHATFMGLFSI